The Nisaea sp. genome includes a region encoding these proteins:
- a CDS encoding EipB family protein — protein sequence MKSVLKLTALIFAAIAVQSAMPIPVAAASVSQLVPHKALYRLSLKGVPGTNDVAAVGGQMAFEWRDACDGWAINQRNLMILESAEGMRSSVDSTMTTWEAKDGSSFRFIVNKDFGAGGGEALEGRAQRSPSGSATANFTAPGEVEMELPADVMFPSQHTIALLKKMAAGEKFFSASLFDGSEFEPAGFVSAAIGLEIVPEGEEEPLISGPYWPVRLAFYGPENKTESPDYELAVDLHENGIARRLEIHFKEFTVDVALQRLERLPPGSC from the coding sequence TTGAAATCCGTTCTGAAACTGACTGCGCTGATTTTCGCCGCCATTGCGGTGCAATCGGCCATGCCGATTCCAGTCGCAGCGGCATCTGTAAGCCAGCTCGTGCCGCACAAGGCGCTTTACCGTCTTTCACTCAAGGGTGTGCCCGGGACCAATGATGTTGCGGCTGTCGGTGGCCAGATGGCTTTCGAGTGGCGGGATGCATGCGACGGCTGGGCAATCAATCAGCGCAATCTGATGATCCTGGAAAGTGCCGAGGGTATGAGGAGCAGTGTCGATTCCACGATGACGACCTGGGAAGCCAAGGACGGCTCATCGTTTCGGTTCATTGTGAACAAGGATTTTGGCGCCGGTGGTGGTGAAGCTTTGGAAGGCCGGGCGCAACGGTCTCCATCGGGCTCGGCAACGGCCAACTTTACGGCGCCGGGCGAGGTCGAGATGGAGCTGCCGGCCGATGTCATGTTTCCGAGCCAGCACACGATTGCCCTACTCAAGAAAATGGCCGCCGGAGAAAAGTTCTTTTCGGCATCGCTGTTCGATGGCTCGGAGTTTGAGCCCGCGGGGTTTGTCTCTGCCGCGATCGGACTGGAGATTGTCCCCGAGGGGGAGGAGGAGCCGCTGATTTCAGGGCCGTACTGGCCGGTCAGGCTGGCTTTCTACGGGCCGGAAAATAAGACGGAGTCGCCGGATTATGAATTGGCCGTCGACCTGCATGAAAACGGTATCGCTCGCCGGCTTGAGATCCATTTCAAGGAATTCACCGTGGATGTTGCCTTGCAGCGCCTTGAACGGCTACCGCCGGGCAGTTGCTGA
- a CDS encoding DNA polymerase IV, whose product MTEQAPDSPILCRDCFAWLPETATHGDARCPKCGSPRMVSHPELRALAIAHIDCDAFYATVEKRDNPELRSKPVIVGGGRRGVVSAACYVARTYGVRSAMPMFKALKACPGAVVIKPDMQKYSRVGKQIRELMLSVTPMIEPISIDEAFLDLTGTERLHHAPPSETLCRLVARIEAETGITASIGLSYNKFLAKVASDLDKPRGFAAIGQEEATAFLKNRPVTTIWGVGKSLHEKLRSDGIETVGHLQGMEEAALIRRYGGIGMRLARFSHGRDDRKIEPRSPAKSVSCETTFANDISKLDALDPILWRLCEELSTRLKTKALSGKTIVLKLKTSDFKGITRQVHHHGSTQMADTLYRAGKHLLEREIDGRKFRLMGIGVSDLADPDGADLPDLADPEMEHRLKVEHAMDAVRAKLGAKAIEKGRGFKKAVEKQGISARIPEENDGES is encoded by the coding sequence ATGACCGAGCAGGCGCCCGATAGCCCGATTTTATGCCGGGATTGTTTTGCGTGGCTGCCAGAAACAGCCACGCACGGAGATGCACGCTGCCCGAAATGCGGCTCGCCCCGCATGGTCAGCCACCCCGAGCTCCGCGCCCTTGCCATCGCCCATATCGATTGCGACGCGTTTTATGCCACCGTGGAGAAGCGCGACAATCCGGAACTCCGCAGCAAACCTGTGATCGTCGGAGGCGGGCGCCGCGGTGTTGTCTCCGCCGCCTGTTATGTCGCGCGAACCTACGGTGTCCGCTCCGCAATGCCGATGTTCAAGGCGCTCAAGGCATGCCCCGGCGCCGTTGTCATCAAACCGGACATGCAGAAATACAGTCGTGTCGGCAAACAAATCCGCGAGCTGATGCTTTCCGTCACCCCGATGATTGAGCCAATCTCAATCGACGAGGCGTTTCTTGATCTCACCGGGACCGAGAGACTGCATCATGCCCCGCCATCGGAAACCTTGTGCCGGCTGGTAGCCCGGATCGAAGCCGAGACCGGGATCACCGCTTCCATCGGGCTCAGCTACAACAAGTTTCTCGCCAAGGTGGCGTCCGATCTCGACAAGCCTCGAGGCTTTGCTGCCATCGGCCAGGAAGAGGCTACCGCATTCCTGAAAAACCGCCCCGTGACCACCATCTGGGGCGTGGGCAAATCCCTGCATGAGAAATTACGGAGTGATGGCATCGAAACGGTCGGCCATCTGCAGGGCATGGAAGAAGCCGCCCTGATCCGCCGCTATGGCGGCATCGGCATGCGCCTGGCCCGCTTCTCCCATGGCCGGGACGACCGCAAGATCGAGCCGCGGTCGCCGGCCAAGAGCGTCTCCTGCGAGACCACTTTCGCGAATGATATCTCGAAACTGGATGCGCTGGATCCCATTCTGTGGCGCCTCTGCGAGGAACTCTCGACCCGCCTGAAAACCAAGGCCCTGAGCGGGAAGACCATTGTCCTGAAATTGAAAACTTCGGATTTCAAGGGCATCACCCGCCAGGTTCATCACCACGGCTCCACCCAGATGGCGGATACGCTCTATCGGGCAGGCAAGCACCTGCTCGAACGCGAAATCGATGGCCGGAAATTTCGCCTGATGGGCATAGGCGTCTCCGATCTGGCCGACCCTGACGGCGCGGACCTACCCGATCTGGCGGACCCAGAAATGGAACATCGCCTGAAAGTGGAACACGCGATGGATGCCGTACGAGCGAAACTTGGCGCGAAGGCGATCGAAAAAGGCCGCGGCTTCAAGAAAGCCGTCGAGAAGCAAGGCATCAGCGCCCGTATTCCTGAGGAAAACGACGGCGAAAGCTAA
- a CDS encoding ROK family protein: MRQLEPSGFRIGIDLGGTKTEAVALSPSSEVVAQERVPTIKGDYAATISTISGLVNRTEKQIGQTCTVGIGMPGAASRETGLVKNANSTWLIAKPLQKDLEEVLKRPIRLQNDANCFAVSEAIDGAGKDAEIVFGVILGTGVGAGIAIRGECLEGCNAIAGEWGHNPLPAPMDDERPGPLCYCGRHGCIETFLSGPAFERQYAEACGTEIGAHEIETLAASGDTRADAIMRRYEARLARALASVINILDPDVIVLGGGLSNIRRLYDTVPTLWEPHVFSDSVRTRLSPPMHGDSSGVRGAAWLWPPSL; the protein is encoded by the coding sequence ATGAGGCAGTTAGAGCCATCCGGTTTCAGGATCGGGATTGATCTCGGCGGAACGAAAACCGAGGCCGTCGCACTCAGCCCTTCCAGCGAGGTTGTCGCGCAGGAAAGAGTGCCGACCATCAAGGGCGACTACGCGGCCACGATCTCGACCATTTCCGGCTTGGTGAACCGCACCGAAAAGCAAATTGGGCAGACATGCACGGTCGGAATCGGCATGCCTGGCGCAGCGTCGCGGGAAACCGGGCTGGTGAAGAACGCCAACTCGACCTGGCTGATCGCAAAGCCCCTCCAGAAGGATCTCGAAGAGGTCCTGAAGCGCCCCATTCGACTACAGAACGATGCGAACTGCTTTGCCGTGTCAGAGGCCATCGACGGCGCCGGCAAGGACGCCGAGATTGTGTTCGGGGTCATCCTCGGCACCGGCGTCGGAGCCGGGATTGCAATTCGTGGCGAATGCCTCGAAGGCTGCAACGCGATCGCCGGGGAATGGGGGCACAATCCGCTGCCCGCCCCCATGGACGACGAACGCCCGGGGCCGCTCTGCTATTGCGGCCGGCACGGCTGCATCGAGACTTTCCTCTCAGGCCCGGCATTCGAGCGGCAATATGCCGAAGCCTGCGGCACGGAGATTGGCGCCCATGAAATTGAAACGCTGGCAGCCTCCGGGGACACGCGCGCGGACGCCATCATGAGACGATATGAGGCGCGGCTCGCAAGGGCCCTCGCCTCTGTCATCAACATCCTGGACCCTGACGTCATTGTACTTGGAGGCGGCCTGTCCAATATCCGCAGGCTCTATGACACTGTCCCGACGCTATGGGAGCCTCACGTGTTTTCGGATAGTGTGAGAACGAGATTGAGCCCTCCCATGCATGGCGATTCGAGCGGTGTCCGGGGAGCTGCGTGGCTTTGGCCGCCCTCGCTTTAG
- a CDS encoding response regulator, translated as MTAETSVEKTVLIVEDNELNMKLFHDLLEAHGYNILGTRDGMEALKIAREKRPDLILMDIQLPEVSGLEVTKWIKEDDDLNSIPVIAVTAFAMKGDEEKIREGGCEAYIAKPISVSHFLETVQKFLG; from the coding sequence GTGACGGCAGAAACGTCGGTCGAAAAAACAGTGCTGATCGTTGAGGATAACGAGCTCAACATGAAACTGTTTCACGATCTGCTGGAGGCGCACGGGTACAATATCCTCGGTACGCGCGATGGCATGGAAGCATTGAAGATTGCGCGTGAGAAGCGTCCAGACCTCATCCTGATGGACATCCAGTTGCCCGAGGTTTCGGGTCTGGAAGTCACGAAATGGATCAAGGAAGACGACGATCTGAATTCCATTCCCGTTATCGCCGTCACGGCTTTTGCCATGAAGGGCGATGAGGAGAAGATCAGGGAAGGCGGCTGTGAGGCATATATTGCTAAACCGATTTCGGTGAGCCATTTCCTGGAGACCGTCCAGAAATTCCTCGGATAG